A region of Theileria annulata chromosome 2, complete sequence, *** SEQUENCING IN PROGRESS *** DNA encodes the following proteins:
- a CDS encoding uncharacterized protein (chr2.C.cand.337 - hypothetical protein): protein MVNRPKSRRKVSNQDSTDSGPKELTSCDNPLLIQGYNLFDNQYKENTIHNRICHSIKESLDSISDPLSCNVIFQIGKLMSVVKSRSIVLPIETEAVLDFDSNKVKFVPNVSKQCLDSLYLNIFVSRSDYSKLVQNNDYLEVELVYNTKTCNSESRNSNKEGFCHSIIYRIPFVFNEQLNFNDLKQYTYNYLDSIIVYRPQSNYHFKVQTNCIISVDGNTKESRGSVMKMLFRHLRTYNSSKLENVKFIKFNLEVVDEWDIPINDELCNLEILEVIKACYETFIATNNSNSYPFIDLDNSEESKVKIIQISTDSSKISNNSQLYRQYKRLIEYKPNRFNYIVSLLESNTRMLLDLFDRTLFDGTGLGKELDDRKFDGMDYYPNLFGDTAEFAQIHYDTRKVIRQQESAIEALRKYNNLVKRVLILCNIKKNTSVLELACGHAQDLDKYNTKRIRKLMGIDISMREINEARRRYGQRKRTLSFNAEFHHGNLLDPKIYSMFIKNNTFDVVSIQLAIHYILDTEASTNFILEKIYNSLNEGGLFIGSTICCDQLSKELASNINKSVNNTEVWEFGNPIFKITLDEKSVQEIKNSSENLNYTEIKEVLNSSWGLKYHFFLMESIDESEYVVPWRKFVDMCNRIGLKLVESYTFPEYLDKYRTLIENKRLELPQNVYENMDYHFKNISNYSFSNDQMRVFSLYKIFVFEKITGRDKLYIQGVKIKRN, encoded by the exons ATGGTTAATAGACCTAAAAGTAGACGTAAAGTATCTAATCAGGATTCCACAGATTCTGGACCAAAAGAACTGACATCTTGTGATAACCCTTTGCTAATTCAAGGCTATAATTTGTTTGATAACCAATACAAGGAAAATACAATACATAACCGAATTTGTCATAGTATAAAGGAAAGTTTAGATAGCATTTCAGACCCACTTTCATGTAATGTGATCTTCCAAATAGGAAAATTGATGAGCGTAGTTAAATCAAGAAGTATAGTTTTACCAATAGAAACTGAAGCGGTTTTAGATTTTGACTCAAATAAGGTAAAATTTGTTCCAAATGTGTCAAAACAGTGTTTAGACTCATTGTATTTGAACATCTTCGTGAGTAGATCAGACTATAGTAAATTGGTTCAAAACAATGATTATTTAGAAGTTGAACTGGTATATAATACGAAAACATGTAATTCAGAGTCTAGAAATAGTAACAAAGAAGGATTTTGCCACTCAATTATATACAGAATCCCCTTTGTGTTTAATGAGCAGTTGAACTTCaatgatttaaaacaatataCATACAACTATTTGGATAGTATAATAGTGTATAGACCACAGtcaaattatcattttaaGGTCCAGACTAACTGTATAATATCAGTTGATGGTAACACTAAAGAAAGTAGAGGATCAGTAATGAAGATGTTATTTCGACATTTGAGAACATATAACTCCAGTAAACTGGAGAATGTAAAGTTCATCAAGTTTAACCTTGAGGTTGTAGATGAGTGGGATATTCCCATTAATGATGAGCTTTGTAATCTTGAAATCCTCGAAGTTATTAAAGCCTGCTATGAGACTTTTATCGCCACTAATAACTCCAACTCATATCCGTTCATAGACCTTGACAATTCTGAAGAGTCCAAGGTTAAGATTATACAAATCTCAACTGATTCCTCAAAAATTAGTAACAACTCACAACTTTACAGACAGTATAAAAGattaatagaatataaaCCCAACAGGTTCAATTACATAGTCTCACTTTTGGAATCTAACACTCGAATGTTACTTGATCTCTTTGATAGAACATTATTTGACGGAACTGGATTAGGAAAAGAGTTGGATGATAGAAAATTTGATGGAATGGATTACtatccaaatttatttgGAGATACAGCAGAGTTCGCTCAGATCCATTATGATACTAGGAAAGTAATAAGACAACAAGAATCAGCAATAGAGGCTTTGAGGAAGTATAATAACTTGGTGAAAAGAGTTTTGATTTTGTGTAATATTAAGAAAAACACCTCAGTTTTGGAGTTGGCATGCGGCCACGCCCAGGACTTGGATAAATATAACACCAAAAGGATAAGAAAACTGATGGGAATTGATATATCAATGAGAGAAATTAACGAGGCCAGAAGGAGATACGGTCAGAGGAAGAGAACACTTTCGTTTAACGCAGAGTTCCACCATGGAAACCTTCTTGACCCGAAAATCTACTCAATGTTCATCAAAAACAATACTTTTGACGTGGTTTCAATACAGCTCGCAATTCATTACATACTCGACACTGAAGCCTCAACGAACTTTATACTCGAAAAAATATACAACTCTCTAAATGAAGGAGGACTTTTTATCGGCTCCACCATTTGCTGTGACCAACTTTCAAAAGAGTTAGCATCCAACATAAACAAATCTGTCAATAACACAG AGGTTTGGGAGTTTGGAAATCCGATATTTAAGATAACATTGGACGAGAAATCAGTACAGGagataaaaaattcatCAGAAAACCTAAATTATACAGAGATTAAAGAGGTTTTAAACAGTAGTTGGGGACTTAAATATCATTTCTTTTTGATGGAATCTATAGACGAAAGCGAATATGTAGTTCCATGGCGTAAATTTGTGGATATGTGTAACAGAATTGGGTTAAAACTTGTGGAATCATATACATTTCCGGAGTATTTGGACAAATATAGGACATTAATTGAGAATAAAAGGCTAGAATTGCCTCAAAATGTGTACGAGAACATGGATTACCATTTCAAGAATATCTCGAATTATTCATTCTCAAATGATCAAATGAGAGTgttttcattatataaaatattcgtttttgaaaaaatcaCAGGAAGAGATAAGTTATACATCCAGGGTGTGAAAATCAAAAGAAATTGA
- a CDS encoding histone acetyltransferase, GCN5-like, putative (chr2.C.cand.338 - hypothetical protein, bromodomain) → MNNNKNQIGDIGSSQASVNSNWNFIPEDELKEQLRKFKYTYVEAINKLIKFDKQRIFRFPVDTNIVTDYYKYIKHPMDFETMLNKNDEQVYKDDIRVFDNDVKLIIENCKTYNSPDTVFYEAAVKLEEFYNRMRPILTKRINTICNLLNRKILSNTKSRNKPIIQRGLTPPLQSTSSRSFEIPVTNLGKSETSLLSFPSTESISSQDAKAEYVDISTLPIIKRKRKKGDLLKQRPSTNLNELIDPLSTVIQLALTVSRLSNETFGKLMSNFNGLPRLLNSLDVAHHQLSLTNYTGGNWDRKSLNRLKRVINNFEWKRSFDFQMPNGRNHLYQKIQLLLGRIQRNSYKRTVEKFIGAENLKLINQVIPNLSNTLNELSLPYQMLFNDYDLRF, encoded by the coding sequence atgaataataataagaacCAGATTGGTGATATCGGATCATCACAAGCTTCAGTAAACTCAAACTGGAATTTCATACCAGAAGATGAACTTAAAGAACAACTCAGAAAGTTTAAATACACATATGTCGAAGCAATAAATAAACTTATAAAGTTTGATAAACAGAGAATATTCAGATTCCCAGTGGATACGAATATTGTCACGGattattacaaatatattaaacatCCGATGGATTTTGAAACAatgttaaataaaaatgatgaaCAAGTGTATAAAGATGATATCAGAGTTTTCGACAATGATGTAAAGCTGATAATTGAAAACTGCAAAACATACAACTCACCAGATACAGTATTTTACGAAGCGGCAGTAAAGCTCGAGGAGTTTTATAACAGAATGAGGCCGATTTTGACTAAAAGAATTAACACAATTTGTAATCTACTCAATAGAAAGATCCTTTCAAACACCAAATCGAGGAACAAACCAATAATTCAAAGAGGTTTAACACCACCATTACAGAGTACCTCTTCACGCTCTTTTGAGATTCCAGTAACTAACCTGGGTAAATCTGAAACATCTTTACTATCTTTCCCGTCAACAGAGTCAATATCATCTCAAGACGCAAAGGCAGAATATGTCGATATTTCTACACTTCCCATAATTAAGAGGAAGAGAAAGAAGGGAGACCTCCTTAAACAAAGACCCtcaactaatttaaatgaacTCATTGACCCACTGTCAACTGTAATCCAGTTGGCACTTACAGTTTCTCGACTCAGTAACGAGACTTTTGGGAAACTAATGTCCAATTTTAATGGTCTTCCAAGGCTTTTAAACTCACTAGATGTGGCGCACCACCAACTCTCACTCACCAATTACACCGGGGGTAACTGGGACAGGAAATCCCTTAACAGGCTAAAACGAGTAATTAACAACTTTGAATGGAAGAGGAGTTTTGATTTTCAAATGCCGAATGGCAGGAATCATCTGTATCAGAAGATTCAGCTACTACTTGGGAGGATCCAGAGGAACAGTTACAAACGCACTGTTGAGAAGTTCATAGGCGCTGAAAACTTAAAACTTATCAACCAAGTTATTCCTAACCTCTCCAATACTCTTAATGAGCTCTCCTTGCCTTATCAAATGCTCTTTAATGATTATGATCTTAGATTTTAA
- a CDS encoding uncharacterized protein (all_bases.C.cand.289 - hypothetical protein, conserved, pf14_0723, signal peptide) → MRLYNIKIILFLIFVKKIGCRNANEFYTFKDSKATSVFIAPNNDSEKHGPNRAFQIGSSYWSSQGHHSDTDFVSWTGELYEKATISQINVFWEYAPKEVEISLSLTGDDFNVVMPFRPTFENKRSYKENFKLEMPYETKFVRLTLRGAINTYFGIRHIHLVGYGTPLFMIKSGISSKEGEMCLQVEEGTVENQPRVVLDLCVNAIAASDGRELWRQNSRMQIVSAVSYPEMCLTTVESSKVGPVIIDNCNEDSCTWEFMGNSQLSVKNANELCLTQRDENGSAAGMGNLVEKYKSELKVTSTGSSEKHEEKYAVDLDKKTYWASLIFPDDGYHVTSLTLDFDKMVHASRVLIDWEYQPLSYTIEASSDKITFKEISRNLSNSYHTTTDSFPGTDFKQLRIVMMKPHYLHGKVSGGYVYGIRDLSVLTNNLLTVVGDCRAAANSADARDKYFVFYVSVFEPLLSKKVRGMESDLNSVITEVSNELSHLKESLEESANCMDEKKDYDNQLNLASKKSQDLWKLFNSSTITKCDPYTLELSVIGENKNNPAEDCYNIYNLNPNVKSGFYWIQPPCSKAPLRVYCDMDSHTSMYIWNGKDNSISIQPLNNIRTPTSLRFQCASYGLEPLVIKSRRQIDHLKKAMKLMPLSNKLDSYLPLAYKFGSEPKFKDFMNIFSFISFPHGNSGVENSSSDESNHDKFSESSELVDLHVNAVGISMSTQEIERFDLETSDISGIACSTNATDEITAPLELDCSDSLGKSKKIFGSLNTSVIVRCDEDCSQKENLFIYGTNGLYSDHSSVCLAAIHAGIISSHGSFVVSIENGRKYYDGDKQNGVQSYFYNKTWHGLKDIIHENETNGENKDNFEHNGPDRKYSIRILPREKRCPIVETKGSFLQLNNNTNSTDTVNAVNPIDKVNNDNTNATTKNKNNDNVENGETIGDTVYDPNTVKYANKVIEIMDSLYGVDNKTVTNVVEQISVVVSQAKKHLRSLEPIHNKQNDTITSLFDNGGSLSSRVHSYYDTLDSSKMLYSNLLTDEKNKTIDVSSDFELDYHKMPFSKTFTVHDSSMANGKSNWGYSNSPVEGHDSYVAQSGDLDSELIAEGSFAFLNHFKYFDFEISLNVLATNEGSIGIAFRVHDQFNFYLFVMSYFKSNKQLIKVEDGVAYVLATNPDEGYNKMHWYNLKVNCTHYYTEVHCDNRLIFRVIDTSFLYGSFGLYSSGSNGSFYFDNLSIKAKNVKLLESPLRIERLKHIKCCNFSETCTGSFQENYNIINPKYSINTDWSFEKLFNGEHKVIHQVKACYDPHDIGSLAILKNDRYCSGGFFRFRVLPQCESGTVGAVVHYLDEKNMCLVEINSKEFRIRQFSSGVVKVLASEEASISISKWNVIEIELTATEIKARAKTNVPHNFILKSLLSSYDFKVSATIEPNKGNSLGLKSSACSSCYFDSLQISHSEPKELNTNFMETSVSTAWVPCLASNLLERRRLCGLITRNNALDECMSDFCNQCCSHHTRLLGDHVTLKCTKKCDKNNLLFKINSGKFNSYLSACTSFQGPAFNHCNLDPNCLFHSCKLCCNSGYYNQFDDKRKLIESTYCENKCKILKIHA, encoded by the exons ATGAgattgtataatattaagataattttatttttaatatttgttaaaaaaATAGGATGCAGAAATGCAAATGAATTCTACACATTCAAGGACTCAAAAGCAACGTCAGTATTTATCGCACCAAATAATGATTCGGAAAAACATGGACCAAACAGAGCCTTTCAAATAGGCTCCTCATATTGGTCAAGTCAAGGACACCATAGTGACACTGATTTTG TGTCATGGACTGGAGAGCTTTACGAAAAGGCAACAATATCGCAAATTAACGTATTTTGGGAATACGCTCCAAAG GAGGTTGAAATTTCATTATCCTTGACTGGAGATGATTTTAACGTAGTAATGCCATTTAGACCAACATTCGAAAATAAAC GCTCATATaaggaaaattttaagcTGGAAATGCCATATGAGACAAAATTTGTACGATTAACATTGAGAGGAGCAATCAATACATATTTTGGAATAAGGCATATACACCTAGTAGGCTATGGTACACCGCTATTTATGATAAAGTCTGGAATTTCGTCAAAAGAAGGTGAAATGTGTCTACAAGTTGAGGAAGGAACTGTTGAAAATCAGCCCAGAGTCGTTTTGGACCTATGCGTTAACGCAATCGCAGCTTCAGATGGAAGa GAGTTGTGGCGCCAAAATTCAAGGATGCAAATTGTAAGCGCAGTTTCATATCCAGAAATGTGCCTAACCACCGTTGAGTCATCCAAAG TTGGTCCAGTGATAATTGATAATTGTAACGAGGACTCGTGTACATGGGAATTTATGGGAAACTCACAATTATCAGTGAAGAACGCAAATGAATTGTGTTTGACGCAGAGGGATGAAAATGGAAGTGCGGCAGGCATGGGTAATTTGGTAGAGAAATACAAGTCAGAGTTGAAAGTAACATCCACCGGAAGCAGTGAAAAGCACGAGGAAAAGTACGCAGTAGACCTCGATAAGAAGACTTACTGGGCatctttaatatttccaGATGATGGATATCATGTTACAAGTCTGACCCTTGACTTTG ATAAGATGGTTCATGCCTCAAGAGTATTAATTGACTGGGAATACCAGCCTCTAAGTTATACAATAGAGGCGAGTTcagataaaataacatttaaagAGATTTCGAGGAATCTTTCAAACTCGTACCACACGACTACAGACTCGTTTCCAGGCACTGATTTCAAACAATTGAGGATTGTAATGATGAAACCTCACTACTTACACGGCAAGGTTAGTGGTGGGTATGTTTACGGAATAAGAGATTTGTCAGTTTTGACCAATAATTTGCTCACAGTTGTCGGTGATTGCAGAGCGGCTGCGAACAGCGCAGACGCCAGAGATAAgtattttgtattttatgtGAGTGTGTTTGAGCCGTTGCTTTCTAAGAAGGTTAGAGGGATGGAATCGGACCTGAATAGTGTAATAACTGAAGTTTCAAATGAACTAAGTCACTTGAAAGAATCATTAGAAGAATCAGCAAACTGCATGGACGAAAAGAAGGATTATGATAATCAGTTAAATCTAGCGTCAAAAAAGAGCCAAGACCTTTGGAAACTGTTTAACTCATCTACAATTACAAAGTGTGACCCTTACACACTAGAATTATCAGTGATTGGagaaaacaaaaataaccCAGCAGAAGACTgttataatatatacaatttgAACCCAAATGTAAAATCAGGCTTTTACTGGATCCAACCACCCTGTTCTAAAGCCCCGTTAAGGGTTTACTGCGACATGGATTCCCACACTTCAATGTACATTTGGAACGGAAAAGACAACTCAATATCAATTCAGCCgttgaataatataagaACACCAACTTCACTCAGGTTTCAATGTGCTTCATATGGCCTCGAACCTCTTGTAATCAAGTCTAGACGTCAAATTGATCACCTAAAAAAAGCTATGAAACTCATGCCACTTAGTAATAAACTCGATTCATACCTTCCATTGGCCTATAAATTCGGCTCTGAACCGaaatttaaagattttATGAACATTTTCTCATTCATTTCGTTTCCACATGGCAACTCTGGTGTGGAAAACTCCAGTTCTGATGAATCAAATCACGACAAGTTTAGCGAATCCTCAGAGTTAGTTGATTTACATGTGAATGCAGTTGGTATTTCAATGTCAACACAAGAGATTGAGCGATTTGATCTTGAGACTTCTGACATTTCAGGGATCGCCTGTTCAACTAATGCCACAGATGAAATTACAGCTCCTCTAGAGTTGGACTGTTCAGACTCTCTGGGGAAGTCGAAAAAGATATTCGGCTCGCTGAACACAAGTGTAATTGTTCGCTGTGATGAGGACTGTTCTCAGAAGGagaatttgtttatttatgGTACAAACGGACTTTATAGTGATCATAGTTCAGTTTGCCTTGCAGCAATTCACGCCGGAATTATCAGTTCCCATGGAAGTTTTGTAGTTTCTATTGAAAATGGTAGGAAGTACTACGATGGCGATAAGCAGAACGGGGTTCAGAGTTACTTTTACAATAAAACTTGGCATGGGCTTAAGGACATAATTCATGAAAACGAAACAAATGGTGAGaataaagataattttgAGCACAACGGGCCTGATAGGAAGTATAGTATTAGGATTTTACCACGTGAAAAACGATGCCCAATCGTTGAAACAAAAGGGTCATTTCtacaattaaataataatactaattcCACTGATACTGTTAATGCTGTTAATCCCATTGATAAGgttaataatgataatactAATGCTACTaccaaaaataaaaataatgataatgtGGAGAATGGAGAAACTATTGGTGATACAGTGTATGATCCTAATACTGTAAAATATGCTAATAAAGTTATTGAGATAATGGATTCGTTATATGGagttgataataaaacGGTTACAAACGTTGTTGAGCAGATTTCAGTGGTTGTTTCACAAGCTAAGAAACACCTCAGATCACTGGAACCAATACATAATAAACAAAACGATACCATCACATCACT GTTTGATAATGGAGGTTCATTAAGTTCGAGAGTCCATTCATATTATGATACTTTGGACTCAAGCAAGATGTTGTATTCCAATCTATTGACTGATGAGAAGAATAAAACTATAGATGTGTCTTCAGACTTTGAATTAGACTATCATAAAATGCCATTTTCTAAGACGTTTACAGTCCACGATAGCTCCATGGCGAATGGAAAGAGTAATTGGGGGTATTCAAACTCGCCAGTTGAGGGCCATGATTCATACGTTGCACAGTCTGGAGATTTAGATTCAGAATTAATTGCAGAAGGCTCATTTGCATTTCTGAACCATTTTAAGTACTTTGACTTTGAGATCTCACTAAACGTTTTGGCCACAAATGAAGGCTCAATTGGTATTGCCTTTAGAGTTCATGACCAATTTAACTTTTACCTGTTTGTCATGAGTTATTTCAAATCAAATAAACAGCTGATCAAAGTTGAGGACGGAGTTGCATATGTACTTGCAACAAACCCTGATGAAGGTTATAACAAAATGCACTGGTACAACCTAAAAGTTAACTGCACTCATTATTATACTGAGGTTCATTGTGACAATCGACTCATATTCAG gGTGATTGATACGAGTTTTTTGTATGGTTCATTTGGGCTTTATTCGTCGGGTTCAAATGGCTCATTTTACTTTGACAATTTGTCAATTAAAGCCAAGAACGTTAAACTTTTAGAGTCACCACTTCGCATTGAAAGACTAAAACATATCAAGTGTTGTAACTTTTCGGAAACTTGTACAGGCTCTTTTCAAGAAAATTATAACATTATAAACCCTAAATATTCAATCAACACCGATTGGTCATTCGAG aaattatttaatggtGAACATAAGGTAATACATCAAGTGAAAGCTTGTTATGATCCACATGATATTGGTTCTTTGGCCATCTTGAAAAACGATCGATATT GTAGTGGTGGATTTTTCAGGTTTAGAGTTCTACCACAGTGTGAATCTGGCACTGTGGGAGCAGTCGTTCACTACTTGGATGAGAAGAACATGTGCCTTGTTGAGATTAACTCAAAGGAGTTTAGAATAAGGCAGTTTTCATCTGGGGTAGTGAAAGTTCTTGCAAGTGAAGAGGCGtcaatttcaatttctAAGTGGAACGTAATTGAAATTGAGCTTACTGCCACTGAAATTAAGGCCAGAGCAAAGACAAATGTGCctcataattttattttaaagtCTCTTTTGTCCTCATATGACTTTAAAGTTTCAGCCACCATTGAGCCGAATAAGGGCAATTCTCTGGGCCTCAAATCCTCAGCTTGTAGCTCTTGTTACTTTGATAGCTTACAAATATCACATTCCGAGCCAAAGGAGttaaatacaaatttcATGGAGACCTCTGTATCAACCGCTTGGGTGCCTTGTCTTGCCTCAAATCTTCTTGAACGCAGAAGATTGTGCGGTTTGATTACCAGAAATAATGCCCTAGATGAGTGCATGTCTGACTTTTGCAATCAGTGTTGTAGTCATCACACGAGACTGTTGGGTGATCACGTGACTCTAAAGTGCACCAAGAAGTGTGACAAGAACAATTTACTCTTCAAGATAAACTCTGGCAAATTTAACAGTTACTTAAGTGCTTGCACTTCATTTCAAGGTCCAGCCTTCAATCATTGCAATTTG GACCCCAATTGTCTGTTTCACTCTTGCAAGCTTTGTTGCAACTCTGGCTACTATAATCAATTTGACGACAAACGTAAACTTATAGAATCAACTTACTGCGAAAACAAGTGCAAAATACTTAAAATACATGCTTAA
- a CDS encoding uncharacterized protein (chr2.cand.169 - partially conserved hypothetical protein) — protein MYKRKNNYTRIHLYNLMVPKKITDYDVLKKHYTFLNDKNDKTWESNLVSICDLSRYKSGDIALRWRSANEVVEGKCENICANVTCSETTNLSSYEVLFNYIEHETKKQALVKVRVCPECSYKLNYKLKHKKSESLSNRLYNKMPTLPNNFEDPILNIFKRFESFEHDLLLVEQKVKNELRCVYDLDVFDITESVETTKTKIHKLFESLNELYVYKRQMLSLIKSQVSVFETLAQTEGLNKVSNNKNNEQLIELAKNTLKISAEFFDIPDNQPVPIFIKFRKQIKNEEPVKETIEFIPVTEAQFESVPALVKRRAKLEQVNELYKYLHDHALKRTKCVPVKINDIENEGIKVHGQTGSSKIAILRHLKKIQVINRDNTILLLDSRFKNKKSLKQN, from the exons ATGTACAagagaaaaaataattacacaagaattcatttatataatttaatggTACCAAAAAAGATTACAGATTATGACgttttaaaaaaacattatacatttttaaatgataaG aatgATAAAACTTGGGAATCCAACCTAGTTTCAA TTTGTGATCTTTCAAGATATAAATCAGGCGAT ATAGCTTTGAGGTGGAGATCAGCAAATGAAGTGGTTGAAGGCAAATGTGAAAACATATGTGCGAATGTAACATGTAGCGaaacaacaaatttatcCAGTTATGAAGTTCTATTTAACTATATTGAGCACGAAACTAAGAAACAG GCTCTAGTTAAGGTTAGAGTATGCCCAGAGTGTTCTTATAAGCTGAATTACAAGTTAAAACACAAGAAATCTGAA AGTCTGAGTAACCGTTTGTACAATAAAATGCCAACTTTACCTAACAATTTTGAGGACCCGattctaaatatttttaaaagg TTTGAAAGCTTTGAGCATGATCTTTTATTGGTGGAGCAGAAGGTTAAGAATGAGCTTAGATGTGTATATGACCTTGATGTTTTTGATATCACAGAATCTGTTGAGACTACCAAAACTAAAATACATAAACTCTTTGAATCATTAAAT GAACTTTACGTATATAAACGTCAAATGTTATCACTGATAAAATCGCAAGTTTCAGTATTTGAAACACTAGCACAGACTgag GGCTTAAATAAAGTGTCCAACAACAAGAATAATGAACAACTCATTGAATTAGCAAAGAACACTTTGAAAATATCAGCTGAATTCTTTGATATACCAGATAATCAACCAGTTCCAATA tttatcaaatttagGAAACAAATCAAGAATGAAGAACCCGTGAAGGAAACAATTGAATTTATACCT GTTACTGAAGCACAGTTCGAAAGTGTTCCAGCACTGGTTAAAAGAAGAGCGAAGCTGGAACAAGTAAATGAACTTTATAAGTATTTACATGATCACGCATTAAAGAGAACTAA ATGTGTTCCAGTAAAGATTAACGATATAGAAAATGAAGGGATTAAGGTACATGGTCAAACAG GTAGTTCAAAAATCGCAATATTGAGGCATTTGAAGAAGATACAAGTGATAAACAG GGATAACACCATTTTACTACTAGATTCtagatttaaaaataaaaaatcacTCAAACAGAATTAA
- a CDS encoding syntaxin 5, putative (chr2.C.cand.339 - syntaxin family, Syntaxin motif;~1 probable transmembrane helix predicted for TA12540 by TMHMM2.0 at aa 264-283): MVNSVDRTNFFMSQVNQNSNVNLTQTPKTFENLEFNTDADSIYKEIEKAKARLNELSQLAKKRSLYLDNTSSIERLTSEIKSILTYTTNSIDSFEKKVNSFKFRNEASKKHYNSIIFQLRNDIFNVTNTFKETLHQRAQIMLEQENRRKLYSINDIHAQNPGIGRKRFMLQQDLESEQQLDLESGITVAPSTSVISNAREEAIANVQRAIGDLSQIFQKVTAYVTQQDEMINRIDFDTEVSLSNVKSARNELLKYYRRISSNRGLIIKILILVTVLTCLYIMFVM, translated from the exons ATGGTTAACTCTGTGGATAGGACAAATTTTTTTATGAGCCAGGTTAACCAGAATTCTAATGTAAACCTCACTCAAACACCAAAAACCTTCGAGAATTTAGAATTCAACACAGATGCCGattcaatttataaagaaattgaGAAAGCCAAGGCTAGGCTCAATGAATTATCGCAATTAGCAAAGAAACGTAGTCTTTACCTTGATAACACCTCCTCTATTGAGAGGCTAACTTCTGAAATAAAGTCGATTTTAACTTACACCACAAACTCTATTGATTCATTTGAAAAGAAGGTAAACTCCTTCAAGTTTAGAAATGAAGCTTCCAAAAAGCATTAcaatagtattattttCCAGCTTCGAAATGACATTTTTAACGTCACCAACACCTTTAAGGAAACTTTACATCAGAGAGCTCAAATAATGCTAGAACAGGAGAACAGGCGTAAATTATACTCAATTAATGACATTCATGCTCAAAATCCAGGCATCGGTCGTAAAAGATTCATGCTTCAACAGGATTTAGAATCCGAACAACAACTTGATTTAGAAAG TGGAATAACTGTGGCGCCTTCGACGTCAGTGATTTCAAATGCTAGAGAAGAGGCCATTGCAAATGTGCAAAGAGCAATTGGTGACCTTTCTCAGATATTTCAAAAGGTTACAGCCTATGTTACTCAGCAGGATGAGATGATTAACCGGATAGATTTTGACACTGAAGTGTCACTTAGCAATGTAAAATCAG CTAGGAACGAgcttttaaaatattatcgGAGGATTTCATCTAATCGCGGCCTCATTATAAAG ATTTTAATCCTGGTGACTGTTCTAACTTGCCTCTACATTATGTTCGTcatgtaa
- a CDS encoding 60S ribosomal protein L23, putative (chr2.cand.168 - 60S ribosomal protein l23) → MKRGRGGSGGNKLRVTLGLPVGALINCCDNSGGKNLYLIAVKGTGACLNRLPSASVGDMVLATVKKGRPDLRKKVLPAVIVRQRKAWRRREGYFIYFEDNAGVIVNPKGEMKGSAINGPVAKECAELWPKISAAAPSIV, encoded by the exons ATGAAGAGAG gCCGTGGTGGTTCTGGTGGAAATAAACTCAGAGTTACCTTGGGTTTACCAGTAGGGGCCCTAATTAACTGCTGTGATAACTCCGGAGGTAAAAATTTGTATCTTATTGCTGTTAAG GGAACTGGAGCCTGTCTCAACAGACTCCCATCCGCATCAGTTGGAGATATGGTATTGGCAACTGTAAAGAAGGGAAGGCCTGACCTTAGGAAGAAGGTTTTGCCTGCAGTTATCGTTCGCCAGAGGAAGGCCTGGAGACGCAGGGAGGGTTACTTCATCTACTTTGAGGATAACGCTGGAGTCATCGTGAACCCTAAGGGTGAAATGAAAGGCTCTGCCATTAATGGTCCTGTAGCTAAGGAGTGTGCTGAACTCTGGCCTAAAATCTCAGCTGCAGCACCTTCAATCGTTTAA